The sequence below is a genomic window from Sphingobacterium sp. ML3W.
GCTGAAATTTACCAAGAAATAGACCAGTATCTACTAAAGTCTGACTTGGTTGGTTTTGATGGGAAAGTCCAAGCACGGTGGTCCAAGGAAGAATACTTCCATGCATTTCATAAAATGCAAGAACATATCAGTAGAGGAGATATCTATGAAGTCAATCTATGTCAAGAATTTTATGCCGAAAACGTAAGCTTAAATCCTCTAGCAGCATTCGAAAAATTAAACAGCATATCCCCTACACCCTTTGCTTCATTTTTCAAATTTCAAGATAAGTTCATCCTTTCTGCATCACCAGAACGGTTTTTAGCGAAGCGCAACAATGAACTCATTTCGCAACCCATAAAGGGAACAGCAAAACGAGGCAGTACTGTTGAAGAAGATCAACAGATCGTACAGACCATGTTGAATTCAAAAAAAGAGATTGCTGAAAATGTGATGATTGTAGATTTGGTACGCAATGATCTAACACGAAGTGCAGTGCCTAAATCCGTGAAAGCAGACCGCCTATTTGAAATTCAATCGTTCAAACTCGTCCATCAGATGATCTCTACGATCACCTGTGAAAAAAGTGATGAGGTCTCCGATGTCGAAGTCATTAAGAACACATTTCCAGCAGGCTCCATGACTGGGGCACCAAAAATTGCAGCTATGCGTATCTGTGATCAAGTAGAAGCAGCACAACGTTCAGTTTATGCTGGATCTATCGGATATTTTTCACCTAATGGCGATTTCGACTTCAATGTTGTTATTCGAACCATTTTATATAACACCAAAAAAAGACACCTATCTTTTCAAACCGGAGGCGCTATTACGATACAAGCAAATGCTAAAGATGAGTATCAAGAGTGTTTATTAAAGGCAAATGGCATGCTAAAAGCATTAAATGTACAAATAGACTAAATATCGACATATTTAGTAGATAATATTCCAAAACATCATTTATTTTTCAGAAATTTGAGCCTTATTATGGTACAGGTTTATATTGACATACACACCCATCGAAATCCTTCATCATTTCCTGATGTGAAAACCGTATGGAACAATATTCTCAATAAAGATCAGGAGATTTCATATTCCGGTAGCAGATCCGCGGGACTACACCCTTGGTATATTTCTGAAAAAGAGCCTTTTAATGGTATTTCAGCATTAAGAGTGCTCTTACAACATGATCAGATTATTGCTGTTGGTGAATGTGGATTAGATAAAGCAATTGAAATTTCCTTGCCCATACAGCAGGAAGTATTTCGAGAACAGATTAGCTTAGCACAACAGTACCATAAACCATTGATTATTCATTGCGTTCGCGCATTTGAAGAAGTGTTATACAGCATCAAGACAGCAGAGTTTAAAGGTCCTGTCGTGTTCCATGGTTTTAACAAAAATAAAATCGTCGCAGAACAATTGATAAAGAGAGGTTATTACCTTTCTTTTGGCGCAGCTATCTTAACAGGAAAACTAGATGCCGCACTTATAGCAGTACCCATCGATCAACTATTTTTCGAAACTGATGATAAAGAGGTCGATATCAGACAATTGTACTCTTATGCAGCACAATTGAAAGGCATGTCACAGGACAATTTAAAGAATAATATATTAAAGAACTATCAACTTGTATTTGAATAAAATATGAAAGACTTATCGTGGCTATCACGCACAGAGGCATTAGTGGGGCGTGCAGCTTTAGAAAAATTGGCAAAATCGCACGTCATGGTTTTAGGACTAGGTGGAGTAGGATCATTTGCCGCCGAATTTATCTGCCGTGGTGGCGTTGGAAAAATGACAATCATTGATGGTGATACCATTGACCCCTCAAACCGAAATAGACAATTACCGGCATTAGCGACCAATCATGGTCAATCCAAGGCACAAATCATGCGCGAACGGTTGTTGTCTATAAATCCCGAATTGGATTTAACCGTAATCGAAGATTTCATTCTTCCAGAAAAGATTTCAGATCTATTGGATCTCAATCCAGATTATACGGTTGAAGCCATTGATAGTATCACACCAAAATTGTTTTTTATCCGTCAAGCATTAGAACGAAAAGTGAGCTTTGTAAGCTCAATGGGTGCTGGTGGTAAAATGGATCCTACAAAGATTGTCATTGGTGATATATCAGAATCCCACAACTGCAAACTTGCCTATCATATTCGTAAAAAATTGCGGAAACATGGTATTAATAACGGATTTAAAGTTGTCTTTTCTACCGAGCTTCCGGATAAGTCATCACTTTTGTATACTGATGGTAGCAATTTTAAAAAATCGGCCTATGGTACTATGTCTTACCTACCAGCTGCATTTGGTGGCGCCATAGCATCCGTTGCTTTACGAGATCTGATCAATAATAATTAATTCAAATTTCTAGTCAATATCAACCAAAGTATTGACTAGAAATTGTAGTTTTGGCTATGGAAAAACTGTTAAAGTTAATTGAAACAAACAAACTTGCTAATCAACCAGTTGATGATTTTTCTTTGGTTATTGATGATAAGCAAGTTGTGCACGGTGCAATTTTTGTCGTAAAAATTGATAAGAAGACGTTTAAACTTTTTATTCCTGAACCGCATTTTCATGCTGTCATTGATGGTGAAACCAAACCCTTGATCAAAACGATTATCAAACACCCAGAGGTGATGCTTTTTATGTAGCAAAATATTGCGTTACCTTATATCTTGGGACTAAGATTCCATTGCCGCATCTTATATAATTCCATATATGTTATATTAAATATTAACAAGATAGAAGCTGCGAACAAAACAAATAGTCCAGTTAAGAAAATGATGTCAGCGATGTTCTCCAATCGCTTGACCTCTTTTAGCCCCCCTCTTTTCATGGCAATGAAAAGAGATGATGCAACTCGCCATAAATATAAAAATCGCTGTAGTTGCACACTCATCAATTAAACTACCTTCCGCCAATTTCTTTTTTTATTGTCGTCAATACCCAAAAAATAAACGCCAAGAAA
It includes:
- a CDS encoding anthranilate synthase component I family protein; this translates as MRVEDNFVIDSTNNFHQKALQWAAQFDEVAYLHSNAHSDQWSAFDCLVAVKAKAHYCATNGDTFQEVQKFISNHPNTYIPGFFSYDLKNEIEDLKTNHVDQLDFPLAYFFIPTTVVKIIGSKVYITAENPAEIYQEIDQYLLKSDLVGFDGKVQARWSKEEYFHAFHKMQEHISRGDIYEVNLCQEFYAENVSLNPLAAFEKLNSISPTPFASFFKFQDKFILSASPERFLAKRNNELISQPIKGTAKRGSTVEEDQQIVQTMLNSKKEIAENVMIVDLVRNDLTRSAVPKSVKADRLFEIQSFKLVHQMISTITCEKSDEVSDVEVIKNTFPAGSMTGAPKIAAMRICDQVEAAQRSVYAGSIGYFSPNGDFDFNVVIRTILYNTKKRHLSFQTGGAITIQANAKDEYQECLLKANGMLKALNVQID
- a CDS encoding TatD family hydrolase; translation: MVQVYIDIHTHRNPSSFPDVKTVWNNILNKDQEISYSGSRSAGLHPWYISEKEPFNGISALRVLLQHDQIIAVGECGLDKAIEISLPIQQEVFREQISLAQQYHKPLIIHCVRAFEEVLYSIKTAEFKGPVVFHGFNKNKIVAEQLIKRGYYLSFGAAILTGKLDAALIAVPIDQLFFETDDKEVDIRQLYSYAAQLKGMSQDNLKNNILKNYQLVFE
- a CDS encoding ThiF family adenylyltransferase; this encodes MKDLSWLSRTEALVGRAALEKLAKSHVMVLGLGGVGSFAAEFICRGGVGKMTIIDGDTIDPSNRNRQLPALATNHGQSKAQIMRERLLSINPELDLTVIEDFILPEKISDLLDLNPDYTVEAIDSITPKLFFIRQALERKVSFVSSMGAGGKMDPTKIVIGDISESHNCKLAYHIRKKLRKHGINNGFKVVFSTELPDKSSLLYTDGSNFKKSAYGTMSYLPAAFGGAIASVALRDLINNN